A window of the Branchiibius hedensis genome harbors these coding sequences:
- a CDS encoding response regulator, translating into MKILIADDDPQIVRALRITLRASGYDVIAAADGATAIQAAIEQKPDLYMIDLGMPNLDGVEVITAVRGWSTAPILVVSGRTGSADKVEALDAGADDYVTKPFAIDELLARIRALGRRGAPVESTTGESAVVNFGLVTVDLVAHTVRRDGAPVHLTPTEWQLLEILIRNAGRLVTRQTILTQVWGSEHVTDTGYLRLYMSQLRKKLEDDPAQPKHLLTEQGMGYRFEP; encoded by the coding sequence ATGAAGATCCTGATCGCCGACGACGACCCGCAGATCGTGCGCGCGCTTCGAATCACGTTGCGGGCCAGTGGGTACGACGTGATCGCCGCAGCCGACGGTGCGACAGCGATCCAGGCGGCCATCGAGCAGAAGCCGGACCTCTACATGATCGACCTCGGCATGCCGAACCTCGATGGCGTCGAGGTGATCACCGCGGTGCGGGGTTGGTCGACTGCGCCGATCCTGGTCGTCTCCGGTCGGACCGGGTCTGCGGACAAGGTCGAGGCGCTGGACGCCGGGGCGGACGACTACGTGACCAAACCGTTCGCGATCGATGAGTTGCTGGCCCGGATCCGCGCGCTCGGTCGTCGGGGCGCGCCCGTTGAGAGCACCACGGGCGAGTCGGCAGTGGTCAATTTCGGCCTCGTGACCGTCGACCTCGTCGCGCACACGGTCCGCCGTGATGGGGCACCCGTGCACCTCACGCCGACGGAGTGGCAGTTGCTGGAGATCCTGATCCGCAACGCCGGGCGACTGGTCACCCGCCAGACCATCCTGACCCAGGTGTGGGGGTCCGAACACGTCACGGACACCGGCTATTTGCGGCTCTACATGTCGCAACTGCGCAAGAAGCTCGAGGACGACCCCGCGCAGCCCAAGCACCTGCTCACCGAGCAAGGCATGGGCTACCGCTTCGAACCGTGA
- a CDS encoding DUF4118 domain-containing protein, producing the protein MSRGRLRVFLGAAPGVGKTYAMLEEGQRLAALGGDVVVAWVDTHGRAATAAMAAPLEQIPRRTMHHRGVELSELDLDAVLARHPDVALVDELAHSNASGSAHEKRWQDVEALLDAGIDVMSTVNIQHIASLNDVVEKITKVPQRETVPDEVLRAADQIELVDLTPQALRNRLSDGHVYPAERIDAALSHYFRLGNLTALRELALLWLADEVDSALQNYRAQHNIDGTWEARERVVVALTGGAEGETLLRRGARIASRSSGGDLLAVHVSSPDGLSATNQQNLAAQRALVEELGGTFHEIVGQDVPASLISFAKGVNATQLVIGVSRRSWLQTVLTGPGIGNGVVRQSGSIDVHIVTHAEAGRRFALPSVSGGLTARRRWVGFALALVLGPLLTLLLKTIRSDDAMTANVLAYQLLVIVIALVGGFGPALFAALMSGLTLDYFFISPYYTITINQPLHALGLGLYVINALLVSYVVDQAARRTRLAQRSAAESELLATVAGSVLRGQDALAALLSRTREAFGFNAVRVVSDGTEVAHDGTPSGDPSVQLPVGPSAGLEAFGPAVDASERRLLEVIATQVAAALEHSALEETAATVGPLAVSDKVRSALLSAVSHDLRRPLAAAMASVGALRSMPEDLSAQDRAELLATADESLQTLSSLVTDLLDASRLEAGILAVAARPVSAAEVVLPALDELGLGPSSVTLDLPAQVPPMQADPVLLQRVLVNLLANATRFNPPGTPVRLAASSLADVVELRVVDHGPGVPDDRKDLIFTPFQRLGDTDNDRGIGLGLALSKGFTEGMSGTLTAEDTPGGGLTMVVSLPTAPSLVSA; encoded by the coding sequence GTGAGCCGAGGCAGGCTGCGGGTCTTCCTCGGCGCCGCACCGGGGGTCGGCAAGACCTACGCGATGCTCGAAGAGGGGCAGCGGCTGGCTGCCCTCGGTGGGGACGTGGTCGTCGCCTGGGTGGACACCCACGGCCGGGCGGCGACCGCGGCCATGGCCGCTCCGCTGGAGCAGATCCCCCGCCGCACGATGCACCACCGCGGCGTCGAGTTGTCCGAACTGGACCTCGACGCCGTGCTGGCGCGTCACCCGGACGTGGCGCTGGTCGATGAGTTGGCGCACAGCAACGCGTCGGGCAGCGCCCACGAGAAGCGCTGGCAGGATGTCGAAGCGCTGCTGGACGCCGGCATCGACGTGATGTCGACGGTCAACATCCAGCACATCGCATCGCTGAACGACGTCGTCGAGAAGATCACGAAAGTCCCTCAGCGAGAGACCGTTCCGGACGAAGTGCTGCGTGCCGCGGACCAGATCGAGTTGGTCGACCTCACTCCGCAGGCGCTGCGCAACCGGCTCTCCGACGGCCACGTCTACCCCGCCGAACGCATCGACGCAGCCCTGTCGCACTACTTCCGGCTGGGCAACCTCACGGCGCTGCGCGAGTTGGCCCTGCTGTGGTTGGCCGACGAGGTCGATTCGGCGCTGCAGAACTACCGAGCGCAACACAACATCGACGGCACCTGGGAAGCACGCGAACGCGTCGTCGTGGCGCTCACCGGCGGCGCGGAGGGTGAGACGCTGCTGCGTCGCGGCGCCCGGATCGCCTCGCGTAGTTCCGGTGGCGACCTGCTCGCGGTGCACGTCAGCTCCCCCGACGGGCTCTCGGCGACCAACCAGCAGAATCTGGCCGCCCAGCGGGCCCTGGTCGAGGAACTCGGCGGCACGTTCCACGAGATCGTCGGGCAGGACGTCCCGGCGTCGCTGATCTCCTTCGCCAAAGGGGTCAACGCGACCCAGCTGGTGATCGGGGTGAGCCGGCGCAGTTGGTTGCAGACCGTGCTCACCGGCCCGGGCATCGGCAACGGGGTGGTGCGGCAGTCCGGCAGCATCGACGTCCACATCGTCACGCACGCTGAAGCCGGGCGCCGGTTCGCGCTGCCCTCGGTGTCCGGCGGCCTGACCGCCCGCCGACGGTGGGTGGGCTTCGCGCTCGCCCTGGTGCTCGGGCCGCTGCTCACCCTGCTGCTGAAGACGATCCGCTCCGACGACGCGATGACCGCGAACGTCCTTGCCTACCAACTGTTGGTCATCGTGATCGCCCTGGTCGGCGGCTTCGGTCCCGCGCTCTTCGCGGCCCTGATGTCCGGACTCACGCTGGACTACTTCTTCATCTCGCCCTACTACACGATCACCATCAACCAGCCCCTGCACGCGCTGGGCCTTGGTCTGTATGTGATCAATGCTCTCCTGGTGTCGTACGTCGTGGACCAAGCCGCTCGACGTACCCGCCTGGCGCAACGGTCGGCCGCCGAGTCGGAGCTCCTGGCCACGGTCGCCGGCAGTGTGCTGCGCGGTCAGGACGCGTTGGCCGCTCTCCTGTCTCGGACGCGAGAAGCGTTCGGCTTCAATGCCGTTCGCGTGGTCTCTGATGGCACCGAAGTGGCCCATGACGGTACGCCGAGTGGTGACCCGTCCGTGCAACTGCCGGTCGGTCCCTCGGCCGGCTTGGAGGCCTTCGGGCCGGCGGTCGACGCGTCCGAGCGCCGCTTGCTGGAGGTCATCGCGACTCAGGTGGCAGCTGCGTTGGAGCACTCAGCCCTGGAGGAGACCGCCGCCACGGTCGGGCCACTCGCGGTCAGCGACAAGGTGCGCAGTGCGTTGTTGTCGGCGGTGAGTCACGATCTGCGGCGACCGCTGGCGGCGGCGATGGCTTCGGTCGGTGCACTGCGCTCGATGCCGGAGGACCTGTCCGCGCAGGACCGTGCCGAGTTGCTGGCGACGGCCGACGAGAGCCTGCAGACGCTGTCCTCCCTGGTGACCGATCTGCTCGACGCCAGCCGGTTGGAAGCAGGCATCCTGGCGGTCGCGGCACGGCCGGTGTCAGCGGCTGAAGTCGTGCTGCCGGCCCTGGACGAACTCGGCCTCGGACCCTCGAGTGTCACCCTCGACCTGCCGGCGCAGGTGCCGCCGATGCAGGCCGATCCGGTTCTGCTGCAACGGGTCCTGGTCAATCTGCTGGCCAACGCCACCCGCTTCAACCCACCGGGCACCCCGGTCCGTCTGGCCGCGTCGAGCCTGGCGGACGTCGTCGAGCTACGCGTGGTCGATCACGGACCTGGGGTGCCGGACGATCGCAAGGACCTGATCTTCACGCCGTTCCAGCGGCTCGGCGACACTGACAACGACCGGGGCATCGGCCTCGGCCTCGCACTCTCGAAGGGATTCACCGAAGGCATGTCCGGGACGCTTACGGCCGAGGACACCCCCGGCGGCGGACTGACGATGGTCGTCTCGCTGCCCACCGCGCCGTCGCTGGTGTCGGCATGA
- the kdpC gene encoding potassium-transporting ATPase subunit KdpC, which yields MVLVAKQYGVALRALLVLTVILGIAYPLAMTGVGQVAFGNQANGSLVQVDGKTVGSSLIGQNFTNAKGNPLPQYFQPRPSAAGDGYDANASSGSNLGPNNPDLIKAIKERRAQVAAFNHVSPSAVPADALTASASGLDPDISVAYADLQVRRVAQARGLSPAAVQHLVDTMTKGRALGVLGEPRVNVLELNVALNALKG from the coding sequence ATGGTCCTCGTAGCAAAGCAATACGGTGTCGCCCTGCGGGCGCTGCTGGTCCTGACCGTGATCCTCGGGATCGCCTACCCGTTGGCGATGACCGGGGTCGGGCAGGTCGCGTTCGGCAACCAGGCGAACGGCTCCCTGGTGCAGGTCGACGGCAAGACCGTCGGCTCCAGCCTCATCGGGCAGAACTTCACCAACGCCAAGGGCAACCCGCTGCCGCAGTACTTCCAGCCGCGGCCGTCGGCGGCCGGTGACGGTTACGACGCGAACGCCTCGTCCGGTTCCAACCTGGGACCGAACAACCCCGACCTGATCAAGGCGATCAAGGAGCGCCGTGCGCAGGTGGCGGCGTTCAACCACGTCTCGCCGAGCGCCGTACCGGCCGATGCGCTCACGGCCTCTGCCTCGGGTCTGGACCCGGACATCAGCGTGGCCTACGCCGACCTTCAGGTACGCCGAGTGGCCCAGGCCCGGGGCCTGTCACCCGCCGCCGTGCAGCACCTGGTGGACACTATGACGAAGGGACGTGCGCTCGGGGTTCTCGGCGAACCGCGGGTCAACGTCCTGGAACTCAATGTGGCCTTGAACGCACTGAAGGGGTGA
- the kdpB gene encoding potassium-transporting ATPase subunit KdpB, whose protein sequence is MSIMTDEPIVDQEHEPATKTAAFGPRQLIKALPEALRKLDPRQMWHNPVMFIVEVGAVLITAIAIAEIFTGAEKSGGGAVPGIFSWTIAIWLWLTVIFANLAEAVAEGRGKAQADSLRKTRTETTARVITGYAEGSTPSDNDQTHVVSSAELRLGDYVDVVAGEVIPGDGDIVWGIGSVDESAITGESAPVVRESGGDRSAVTGGTRLLSDRIVVRITSKPGETFVDRMIALVEGASRQKTPNEIALNILLASLSIVFVVVVLTINPIASYAGAAVSVPVLVALLVCLIPTTIGALLSAIGIAGMDRLVQRNVLAVSGRAVEAAGDVTTLLMDKTGTITYGNRRATEFYPLHGIDHDELARAAALSSAGDATPEGTSIVDLALERGIHEEARDGDVVVPFTAQTRMSGVDRADGTQVRKGAGSAVRAWLTGAHANDELAHIVEDISTKGGTPLVVATKDARGHGKVLGVVYLKDVVKDGLVERFAELRSMGIRTVMITGDNPLTAKAIADEAGVDDFLAEATPEDKLALIRREQEGGRLVAMTGDGTNDAPALAQADVGVAMNTGTSAAKEAGNMVDLDSDPTKLIEIVAIGKQLLITRGALTTFSIANDIAKYFAIIPAMFAGVFPALQALNIMHLHSPSSAVVSAIIFNAVVIIALIPLSLKGVKYRAASASQILSRNLLIYGLGGVIVPFVGIKLIDLLVSLIPGF, encoded by the coding sequence ATGTCGATCATGACCGACGAACCCATCGTCGACCAAGAGCACGAACCCGCCACGAAGACAGCGGCATTCGGTCCGCGTCAGCTGATCAAGGCACTGCCTGAAGCGCTGCGCAAACTGGACCCCCGCCAGATGTGGCACAACCCGGTGATGTTCATCGTCGAGGTCGGTGCCGTGCTCATCACGGCCATCGCCATCGCCGAGATCTTCACCGGTGCCGAGAAGTCCGGCGGCGGCGCCGTGCCCGGCATCTTCTCCTGGACCATCGCCATCTGGTTGTGGCTCACGGTGATCTTCGCCAACCTTGCGGAGGCCGTGGCCGAGGGCCGCGGCAAGGCGCAGGCGGACAGCCTGCGCAAGACCCGCACCGAGACCACCGCCCGGGTGATCACCGGGTACGCCGAGGGGTCGACTCCCAGCGACAACGACCAGACCCATGTGGTCAGCTCCGCGGAGTTGCGCCTCGGGGACTACGTCGATGTCGTCGCGGGCGAGGTCATCCCCGGTGACGGTGACATCGTGTGGGGCATCGGCTCGGTCGACGAGTCGGCCATCACCGGCGAATCCGCCCCTGTGGTCAGGGAATCCGGCGGTGACCGCAGCGCGGTGACCGGTGGCACCCGGCTGCTGTCGGACCGCATCGTCGTGCGCATCACCTCCAAACCGGGTGAGACGTTCGTCGACCGGATGATCGCCCTGGTCGAAGGCGCCTCTCGGCAGAAGACCCCCAACGAGATCGCCCTGAACATCCTGCTCGCGAGCCTGTCGATCGTGTTCGTGGTCGTCGTCCTCACGATCAACCCGATCGCCTCGTACGCCGGTGCTGCCGTCAGCGTTCCCGTGCTGGTCGCTCTCCTGGTCTGCTTGATCCCCACCACCATCGGAGCACTGCTCTCGGCGATCGGCATCGCCGGGATGGACCGCCTCGTCCAGCGCAACGTGCTGGCGGTGTCCGGTCGGGCCGTCGAGGCCGCCGGCGACGTGACCACGCTGCTGATGGACAAGACCGGAACCATCACCTACGGCAACCGGCGGGCGACCGAGTTCTACCCGTTGCACGGGATCGACCACGACGAACTAGCCCGTGCCGCAGCACTTTCCAGTGCTGGCGACGCGACACCGGAGGGCACCTCGATCGTCGACCTCGCGCTTGAGCGCGGGATCCACGAAGAGGCCCGTGACGGTGACGTCGTCGTCCCGTTCACCGCTCAGACCCGGATGAGCGGGGTGGACCGCGCGGACGGGACGCAGGTCCGCAAGGGTGCGGGCTCCGCCGTACGCGCCTGGTTGACGGGGGCACACGCCAACGACGAGTTGGCCCACATCGTCGAGGACATCTCGACCAAGGGCGGCACCCCGCTGGTGGTTGCCACCAAGGACGCCCGCGGTCACGGCAAGGTGCTCGGTGTCGTCTACCTCAAGGACGTCGTCAAGGACGGCCTGGTGGAACGCTTCGCCGAACTGCGCTCGATGGGGATCCGCACGGTCATGATCACCGGTGACAACCCGTTGACCGCCAAGGCAATTGCCGACGAGGCCGGAGTCGACGACTTCCTGGCCGAGGCCACCCCTGAGGACAAGCTGGCGCTGATCCGTCGGGAGCAGGAGGGCGGCCGGCTGGTTGCGATGACCGGTGACGGCACCAACGACGCGCCGGCCCTCGCCCAGGCCGACGTGGGCGTGGCGATGAACACCGGCACCTCCGCAGCCAAAGAGGCCGGCAATATGGTCGACCTCGACTCCGACCCGACCAAACTCATCGAGATCGTGGCCATCGGCAAGCAGCTGCTGATCACCCGGGGTGCGCTGACGACGTTCTCCATCGCCAACGACATCGCGAAGTACTTCGCGATCATCCCCGCGATGTTCGCCGGTGTCTTCCCGGCCCTGCAGGCGCTGAACATCATGCACCTGCACAGCCCGAGCTCGGCGGTCGTCTCCGCGATCATCTTCAACGCGGTCGTGATCATCGCGCTGATCCCGCTGTCCCTGAAGGGCGTGAAGTACCGCGCCGCCTCAGCCAGCCAGATCCTGTCGCGCAACCTGCTGATCTACGGCCTCGGCGGTGTGATCGTCCCCTTCGTGGGCATCAAACTGATCGACCTGCTGGTCAGCCTGATCCCCGGCTTCTGA
- the kdpA gene encoding potassium-transporting ATPase subunit KdpA gives MTAWLAVGQAAVLILMLAICYRPLGDYMAHVFTTDKDWRVEKATYKVLGVDSKREQTWQAYLRSVLAFSLISLLFLYLLQRIQHWLPYSLGLPNVPEGLSFNTAASFVANTNWQSYSPEATMGFTVQAAGLAVQNFVSAAVGIAVAIALVRGLARRKTGMLGNFWVDLVRCCLRILLPISVVGGIILIATGVIQNLHNVTDITTLAGGVQHLPGGPVASQEVIKLLGTNGGGFFNANSAHPFENPNAVSNIIEIFLLLVIPIALPRTFGKMVGSNKQGYAILAAMSTLAILSLIGLTWIEAKGWGSATQLAGAAMEGKEQRFGINGSTLFGTASTLTSTGAVNSMHDSFTALGGIFPMLNMMIGEVAPGGVGSGLYGMLILAIITVFIAGLLVGRTPEYLGKKIGPREIKLASLYILVTPTLVLAGTALSFAIPSVRESVTGTSILNPGVHGLSEVLYAFTSASNNNGSAFAGLTANTPWFNTALGLAMLLGRFIPMVFVLALAGSLAKQDKVPETAGTLPTYRPQFVGLLGGVTIVLVAMTYLPALALGPLAEGLH, from the coding sequence ATGACCGCGTGGCTCGCGGTCGGTCAGGCCGCAGTCCTGATCCTGATGCTGGCCATCTGTTACCGCCCGCTCGGGGACTACATGGCCCATGTCTTCACGACCGACAAGGACTGGCGCGTCGAGAAGGCCACCTACAAGGTCCTGGGTGTCGACAGCAAGCGGGAGCAGACCTGGCAGGCCTACCTGCGCAGCGTGCTGGCGTTCTCGTTGATCAGCCTGCTGTTCCTCTACCTGCTGCAGCGCATCCAGCACTGGCTGCCCTACAGCCTCGGGCTACCGAACGTGCCCGAAGGCCTGTCGTTCAACACGGCGGCCTCCTTCGTGGCCAACACCAACTGGCAGAGCTACTCCCCCGAGGCCACGATGGGCTTCACCGTGCAGGCTGCTGGCCTGGCGGTGCAGAACTTCGTCTCTGCGGCCGTCGGTATCGCCGTCGCGATCGCCCTCGTGCGGGGACTGGCCCGGCGCAAGACCGGCATGCTCGGCAACTTCTGGGTCGACCTGGTGCGCTGCTGCCTGCGCATCCTGCTGCCCATCAGCGTGGTCGGCGGCATCATCCTCATCGCCACCGGCGTCATCCAGAACCTGCACAACGTCACCGACATCACGACACTGGCCGGCGGCGTGCAGCACCTGCCCGGTGGACCGGTCGCCAGCCAGGAAGTCATCAAACTCCTGGGCACCAACGGCGGCGGCTTCTTCAACGCCAACTCGGCGCACCCGTTCGAGAACCCCAACGCGGTCAGCAACATCATCGAGATCTTCCTGTTGCTGGTCATCCCGATCGCACTGCCGCGCACCTTCGGCAAGATGGTCGGTTCCAACAAGCAGGGGTACGCGATCCTTGCGGCGATGAGCACCCTGGCGATCCTGTCGCTGATCGGTCTGACCTGGATCGAGGCGAAGGGCTGGGGCAGCGCCACCCAACTGGCCGGCGCGGCCATGGAGGGCAAGGAGCAGCGGTTCGGCATCAACGGCTCGACCCTGTTCGGGACGGCCAGCACGCTCACCTCCACCGGCGCGGTCAACTCGATGCACGACTCGTTCACCGCTCTCGGCGGCATCTTCCCGATGCTCAACATGATGATCGGCGAGGTCGCCCCTGGCGGCGTCGGCTCCGGCCTGTACGGCATGTTGATCCTGGCGATCATCACCGTCTTCATCGCCGGCCTGCTGGTCGGTCGCACCCCGGAGTACCTGGGCAAGAAGATCGGGCCCCGGGAGATCAAACTGGCCAGTCTCTACATCCTGGTCACACCGACCCTGGTGTTGGCGGGCACGGCGCTCAGCTTCGCGATCCCGTCAGTCCGGGAATCCGTCACGGGCACCTCGATCCTCAACCCGGGTGTGCACGGCCTGTCCGAAGTGCTGTACGCCTTCACCTCGGCCTCGAACAACAACGGCTCGGCCTTCGCCGGCCTGACCGCCAACACCCCGTGGTTCAACACCGCGTTGGGTCTGGCGATGCTGCTCGGCCGGTTCATTCCCATGGTGTTCGTCCTTGCCCTGGCCGGTTCGCTGGCCAAACAGGACAAGGTTCCCGAGACCGCCGGCACGTTGCCCACCTATCGCCCACAGTTCGTCGGGTTGCTCGGTGGCGTGACGATCGTCCTGGTCGCCATGACCTACCTGCCCGCGCTCGCGCTGGGCCCGCTCGCTGAAGGACTGCACTGA
- a CDS encoding potassium-transporting ATPase subunit F has translation MVFNAIAAVLGVLAIIYLVIALVKPERF, from the coding sequence ATGGTCTTTAACGCCATCGCCGCCGTACTCGGCGTGTTGGCGATCATCTACTTGGTGATCGCCCTGGTGAAACCGGAGCGGTTCTGA
- a CDS encoding phage holin family protein has product MIRFLWSIAVSLVSAAIAFLVTALIVKDFHLSWGGFIVGVLVFVAAQALLSPFVFNMARKYASPVLGGVGIISTLLSLWVASLFSDGLRIDGVGTWVLSALIVWLITALGSWILLWLIAKKYVSARKSNKDPLDGLV; this is encoded by the coding sequence GTGATCCGCTTTCTTTGGAGTATCGCTGTCTCACTGGTGTCGGCGGCTATCGCCTTCCTGGTGACTGCCCTGATCGTCAAGGACTTCCACCTGTCCTGGGGCGGCTTCATTGTCGGCGTCCTGGTGTTCGTGGCTGCGCAGGCGCTGTTGTCCCCGTTCGTCTTCAACATGGCCCGCAAGTACGCCTCACCGGTGCTCGGTGGTGTCGGCATCATCTCCACGCTGCTGTCGTTGTGGGTCGCCAGTCTGTTCAGCGACGGGCTGCGCATCGACGGTGTCGGCACCTGGGTCCTGTCGGCGCTGATCGTCTGGCTGATCACCGCGCTCGGCTCGTGGATCCTGCTGTGGCTGATCGCCAAGAAGTACGTGAGCGCGCGCAAGTCGAACAAGGACCCGCTGGACGGCCTCGTCTGA